One segment of Triticum aestivum cultivar Chinese Spring chromosome 2A, IWGSC CS RefSeq v2.1, whole genome shotgun sequence DNA contains the following:
- the LOC123184700 gene encoding uncharacterized protein isoform X2 produces the protein METEGGDAAIPDVIVPQRPPSEEARDKQPADPPVPPAGNEMVTGPTPRTRTPLCRRPAKAASAPRPLEVGTASSSILDTEATSTAPAGWARRGGTTHLNKAVLEVQAKLRAEADALKHCNKAFLESREAIRDYHNLCTSAFNSRVQELDQHAADLSESRKANAILQQQLGEANAALHAKEVDCSKLAEERDRLATQLAEQAELLQKAQKEAEDKEAGLLAEFEI, from the exons ATGGAGACGGAGGGAGGCGACGCCGCCATTCCAGATGTAATCGTGCCCCAGCGACCACCTTCTGAGGAGGCGCGAGACAAGCAGCCGGCCGACCCACCGGTGCCACCGGCCGGAAATGAgatggtgacgggcccgactcccAGGACCCGCACACCCTTGTGCCGCCGGCCTgcgaaggcggcctcggcgccacgCCCACTGGAGGTCGGCACCGCGAGCTCCTCCATCCTGGACACCGAGGCGACTAGCACCGCTCCCGCTGGATGGGCGCGGCGAGGCGGGACGACCCACCTGAACAAGGCGGTCCTAGAGGTCCAAGCCAAACTCCGCGCCGAGGCTGATGCTCTTAAGCATTGCAACAAGGCGTTCCTGGAGtcgcgagaggccatccgg GACTATCATAACCTCTGCACGTCCGCCTTCAACTCTAGAGTCCAGGAGTTGGATCAACAtgccgccgacttgtcggagagccgga aggccaacgccatCCTTCAACAACAACTGGGCGAAGCCAACGCCGCGTTGCATGCCAAGGAGGTGGACTGCAGCAAGCTGGCTGAAGAACGTGACCGGCTGGCCACACAGCTAGCGGAGCAGGCAGAGCTTCTtcagaaggcccagaaggaggcggaggacaaggaggcgGGTCTTCTTGCCGAGTTTGAGATCtaa
- the LOC123184700 gene encoding uncharacterized protein isoform X1, translating to MAHSRSWDGCTVHEDHIEFLRQTRRLPRADYMGVRLVPKGEISPAPEEGERVIFCSHCLRGLGLPASGFLRAFLEFYNLQPHHLTPNTVVLLSAFVTLCEGFLGVLPTIELWGKFFYTNLGTVIAGVTAQCGAFIAVRRPGADNPFPPITLIQSVKLWQQSYFYVKSIFAEGDWVKLPAYVAGPPTGKRPNWLYRAKTLSPSGAAAVARLRVMVQSEGLTRSDLFSAFVARRVLPLQGRSHMISQMSGHRDPSRLCTKDMPHAEVAHMVNYLANCKLMEEWQFGKEPYSHANPPPMSALLQPAAGAGGLERRFLPDRAESDVDDPNLGAAALEDDAEGGASATGGSGIGASLEGWPDDDTGEVVPRRQPGSDQQGASSTGTPVA from the exons ATGGCGCACTCCAGATCCTGGGATGGCTGCACAGTTCAcgaggaccacatcgagttccttcgTCAGACGCGACGGCTTCCTCGCGCGGACTACATGGGGGTTCGTCTCGTGCCGAAGGGGgagatatcgccggcgccggaggagggcgagcgggtcatcttctgctcgcactgcctgcgcggcctcggcctaccggcgagcggctttctccgagccttcctcgaattctacaatctccagccgcaccacctcaccccgaacacggtggtgctgttgtccgccttcgtcaccttgtgcgaaggcttcctcggcgtcctccccaccatcgagctctgggggaagTTCTTCTACACCAACCTTGGCACCGTCATCGCGGGGGTGACGGCtcagtgcggtgccttcatcgcggtgcggaggccggggGCCGACAATccatttcctcccatcacgctgatccaatcggtgaagttGTGGCAGCAGTCATACTTTTACGTGAAGAGCATCTTTGCGGAGGGTGACTGGGTCAAGCTGCCGGCCTATGTTGCCGGCCCGCCGACTGGGAAGCGGCCTAACTGGTTGTACCGGGCCAAGACACTGTCGCCTTCAGGAGCCGCTGCCGTCGCACGGCTCCGGGTGATGGTACAGTCAGAGGGCCTGACCAGGTCCGACTTGTTTTCCGCCTTCGTGgcacgccgggtgctcccgctccagggccgctcTCACATGATAAGTCAGATGAGCGGTCATCGGGATccaagccggctgtgcaccaaagatatgcctcatgcagaggtagctcacatggtgaactaccttgcgaactgcaagctcatggaggagtggcagtttggcaaggagccgtattcccaTGCCAACCCGCCGCCAATG AGCGCCCTCCTCCAGCCGGCAGCCGGCGCCGGAGGGCTGGAGCGCCGGTTTCTCCcggaccgagcggagagcgacgtagatgaccccaacttgggggcggcggctttggaggacgacgccgagggaggagccAGCGCCACGGGTGGCTCGGGGATCGGAGCCAGCCTCGAGGGCTGGCCAGATGACGACACGGGGGAAGTCGTCCCGCGTCGCCAGCCGGGCTCCGACCAGCAGGGCGCGAGCTCGACTGGCACGCCGGTAGCCTGA